A region of Geobacillus sp. 46C-IIa DNA encodes the following proteins:
- a CDS encoding DUF2933 domain-containing protein, whose protein sequence is MEWLAYLLCPLMMLFCMKGMFTGRKKDCDDV, encoded by the coding sequence ATGGAATGGTTGGCATACTTATTATGTCCTTTAATGATGTTATTCTGTATGAAAGGGATGTTTACAGGAAGGAAAAAGGACTGCGATGATGTATAA